CTTGCTCCCTTCGGTCGCTCCTTGAGGACGGGAACGTAGCCTGTAAAAGTTAAACAGTCACTTTAATCAATTGTGTCTGAATTGGTGCTAGTCTTGTAGTGGTATTCTCTGTGGTAGTTTATTACCTACCCACAACCTGAGAAATATTCAGTTGCTAAGAATCAGTCAGCACGTAGTAAATCGTCACTGATTAGCGTAATTACATTTCCCAGTGTATTGTCTAGTGCGGTCAAATGGCCGTGAGTTACCGATGGTATGGAAAATACACACACGTAAACCTACATTCCTGCTGGCACCCAGCGATTCGGAAACAGGTTCGTCAGAGGAAAGCACTGTTATTAGTTCCCATACTGATGAAGATATTTCAGCCGAAGGCGACCTTCGTATTAAAGAAGGTGTTGAGGTGGATGGACGCGTTACGGCGACTGGGTCAATTGTAATGGAACCAGAATCATCCATTGAAGGCGAAGTTTCATCTGATGGGGATCTTGAAATGCATGACCAGGCAGAAATTGATTCAGATGCTCATGTCGGTGGGGACTTGACGATGGGCACAGAGTCGGAAATTGATGGGGATACAACAGCTACTGGAAGTACCTCCATGGGTCAAGAAAGTGAAATTGACGGAGATCTCCATACTGAGAGTTCCGTCAGCATGAGTAAAGGCTCCTCTGTAGACGGAGAAGTTACAGCCTCTGAGGAAGTAATGTTATCTCAAGACGCCGAGATTGACGGAGATGTTGAATCAGGCAGTGACGTCTCTCTCGCAGAGGACAGTGAAGTCGATGGAGATGTTCATTCTGAAGGTTCCGTCAGCACGAGTGATGGATCTTCTGTGGATGGAGATGTCACCGCTTTTGGGGACATCACGTTATCTCAGGGTGCTGAAATCGATGGTGATGCGGAAGCAGGTGGTGATATCTATCTTGCAGAAGAAAGTGAAATTGATGGTGAAGCCCATGCACAGGGATCTGTTGAAATGGCCGAAAGTTCCCGCATTGACGGCAATCTTGAGTCAGAAATGGTATCTGCAAGCCAAGGTTCCAAAATCAACGGTGATGTAGTCGCAAGCGAATTGCAAATGGACTCAGACACTAGTGTCCGAGGTGAGACAATCGAAAAGTAATCCCGACAAAAACGCCCCCTTTCCCTGCTCCCACTACCCGCACTTCCTTCTCAAATCACCTTCTCTTCCCCTGCATTTTTTATTTCATCAACCAAGCAACCGAGACCGATATGGCTAAAATTTCATACAAAAATACCCACGTATCTACTCTATTCCGAGCATAGACTTTTTTAGGCGTAGCAAATCCTCGACGCTACTACAAGTCTTCTTCTGATCCGGTCAGGCTA
This portion of the Salinarchaeum sp. IM2453 genome encodes:
- a CDS encoding polymer-forming cytoskeletal protein, translating into MVWKIHTRKPTFLLAPSDSETGSSEESTVISSHTDEDISAEGDLRIKEGVEVDGRVTATGSIVMEPESSIEGEVSSDGDLEMHDQAEIDSDAHVGGDLTMGTESEIDGDTTATGSTSMGQESEIDGDLHTESSVSMSKGSSVDGEVTASEEVMLSQDAEIDGDVESGSDVSLAEDSEVDGDVHSEGSVSTSDGSSVDGDVTAFGDITLSQGAEIDGDAEAGGDIYLAEESEIDGEAHAQGSVEMAESSRIDGNLESEMVSASQGSKINGDVVASELQMDSDTSVRGETIEK